In Gopherus flavomarginatus isolate rGopFla2 chromosome 5, rGopFla2.mat.asm, whole genome shotgun sequence, one DNA window encodes the following:
- the INAFM2 gene encoding putative transmembrane protein INAFM2, giving the protein MKEKEPPAERGKPATYTGDKKARMAAKTNKKWVRLATVLAYVLSVSLAAIVLAVYYSLIWQPVRGGAAPQARPPTGPSAAGRTTPGPGTELSTRPGSGQGAAGTERAATSSAPPPSPGGEPGPAPDPTVLQRVHQSH; this is encoded by the coding sequence ATGAAGGAGAAGGAGCCGCCggcggagcggggcaagcccgcCACCTACACCGGGGACAAGAAGGCGCGGATGGCGGCCAAGACCAACAAGAAGTGGGTGCGCCTGGCCACGGTGCTGGCCTACGTGCTCTCCGTCTCGCTGGCCGCCATCGTGCTCGCCGTCTACTACAGCCTCATCTGGCAGCCGGTGCGGGGCGGCGCCGCGCCCCAGGCGCGCCCGCCGACAGGGCCCAGCGCCGCCGGCCGGACGACGCCCGGGCCCGGCACCGAGCTGTCTACACGGCCGGGTTCCGGCCAAGGGGCGGCCGGGACTGAGCGCGCTGCCACCTCGTCAGCGCCGCCGCCATCGCCAGGGGGTgagcccggcccagcccccgACCCCACCGTGCTGCAACGGGTGCATCAGAGCCACTGA